The Podospora pseudopauciseta strain CBS 411.78 chromosome 2 map unlocalized CBS411.78m_2, whole genome shotgun sequence genome has a window encoding:
- a CDS encoding uncharacterized protein (EggNog:ENOG503NV8J; COG:S) yields MARQYDNIIFDLGDVLFHWDASTVTALPKKTIRAMMNTTIWLDYERGFLSPGQAHKLLATELKTTPELVAESLEQAQLTLRPDAEMTDLILKLAAARTRSGQAKVRILGLSNIAKDHFIGIQKIQFPWHLFDRIFTSCDTGMRKPDLCIYQHLIKETGIDPARTIFLDDRVENIFAARSLGLRGEVVGRLGPERSQLVRLLTNLLLPDDTIIRAEGFLRSRAGNHLSEFEGKDVSFRDNFSQLLLWELTGMEELVYLTWPSRPSPEVSSASSPVDTISNPDSAVELLLDESPSSSFPKVKPATTSSPFWNYFSSQPVLTTNTFPADADTTSIAYLSLPEQHLSSVVPPSEAMAAMAANTSADGIIQVYFSSSRPHTCPVVCVNVLRFFNKFSSTPVETDDRLKPTVDFVINSLANRAYVHGSRYYVPEAFLYFAALFYNECKGSSPGLWGRLDEHMNGALLERLRVSAAGNAAALAMRVRACQVVGLGRQVARGDFEELLGLQRGEDGGWPAGWFCRMGRTGDSIGNRGLTTGMVWRVLRDWS; encoded by the exons ATGGCTCGCCAATATGACAACATCATATTTGACTTGGGCGATGTGTTATTCCATTGGGATGCAAGCACTGTTACTGCCCTTCCAAAGAAAACCATCCGCGCCATGATGAATACCACCATCTGGCTAGACTATGAGCGGGGCTTCTTGTCGCCGGGGCAGGCACACAAG CTGTTGGCTACCGAGCTAAAGACCACACCAGAGCTAGTGGCCGAGTCACTTGAGCAAGCTCAGTTGACACTCCGCCCTGATGCTGAGATGACAGATCTGATCCTAAAGCTCGCAGCAGCACGCACAAGATCGGGGCAAGCCAAGGTTAGGATTCTTGGTCTCTCGAATATTGCCAAAGACCACTTCATCGGCATTCAAAAGATCCAATTCCCGTGGCATCTCTTTGATCGCATCTTTACTTCCTGCGACACGGGAATGCGCAAGCCAGACTTGTGCATCTACCAGCACCTGATCAAGGAGACTGGGATCGACCCTGCTCGGACTATTTTCCTTGATGACCGTGTTGAGAACATTTTTGCGGCTCGTAGTCTCGGTTTGAGAGGCGAGGTGGTCGGTCGTCTGGGACCCGAAAGGTCGCAGTTAGTTCGTCTTCTTACGAACCTCTTACTGCCTGACGACACTATAATTCGCGCCGAGGGGTTCTTGAGGTCCCGAGCGGGTAACCACCTCTCTGAGTTCGAAGGGAAGGACGTGTCTTTCCGCGACAACTTTTCGCAGCTTCTTCTATGGGAGCTCACGGGAATGGAAGAGCTTGTGTATCTCACCTGGCCAAGCCGTCCATCACCTGAGGTATCTTCAGCTTCGTCACCGGTCGATACCATTTCCAATCCAGACTCCGCCGTGGAGCTACTCCTAGACGAGAGCCCCTCTAGCTCGTTCCCAAAAGTTAaacccgccaccacctcgtccCCTTTCTGGAATTACTTCTCCTCCCAACCAGTCCTCACAACCAACACGTTCCCCGCCGACGCAGATACCACGTCGATCGCTTACCTCAGCCTGCCAGAACAGCACCTCTCTTCGGTGGTGCCGCCATCAGAAGCCATGGCCGCCATGGCAGCCAACACGAGCGCCGATGGTATCATCCAGGTCTACTTTAGCTCTTCCCGTCCGCACACCTGCCCTGTAGTCTGCGTTAATGTCCTTCGGTTCTTTAACAAGTTTTCTTCTACTCCCGTTGAAACCGACGATCGCCTCAAGCCCACTGTTGACTTTGTCATCAACTCGCTTGCTAACAGGGCGTATGTTCACGGCAGCAGATACTACGTCCCAGAGGCGTTTTTGTATTTTGCTGCGCTGTTCTACAATGAGTGCAAGGGGAGTTCACCTGGTttgtgggggaggttggatgagCATATGAATGGGGCTTTGTTGGAAAGGTTGAGGGTGTCAGCTGCGGGGAATGCGGCTGCGCTGGcgatgagggtgagggcttgccaggttgttgggttggggaggcagGTGGCGAGGGGTGATTTTGAGGAACTGTTGGGGTTgcagaggggggaggatggggggtggCCGGCAGGGTGGTTTTGCAGGATGGGGAGGACGGGGGATTCGATTGGGAATAGGGGGTTGACTACGGGGATGGTTTGGAGGGTTTTGAGGGATTGGTCGTGA
- a CDS encoding uncharacterized protein (COG:Q; EggNog:ENOG503P0GZ) has protein sequence MTLFGNLREALKKAASLRRMLERECAVRDGSEDFEPSGGHIEFVDVSFAYPEKVVLENCNLSFQSGKITAVVGPSGVGKSTILKLILRAYDPQIGLVKIDGQDIRIFRLHSTILENVRYGRQGATDEEVRKACKKANIHDCIMSREKEYHEVLSCAGSGWSGGERQRFGLARLFVQNPDIIIVDEGTSAIDTETETQVNMNLREWFQGKTTILIAYVPIFLRRSLGY, from the exons ATGACATTGTTCGGAAACTTGAGGGAGGCTTTGAAGAAAGCAGCCAGCTTAAGGCGCATGTTAGAACGAGAATGCGCAGTTCGGGACGGTTCTGAAGACTTTGAACCTAGCGGCGGCCACATtgagtttgttgatgttAGCTTCGCCTACCCCGAGAAGGTGGTCCTAGAAAACTGCAATTTGTCTTTCCAATCTGGGAAAATAACTGCAGTTGTGGGTCCATCCGGGGTTGGGAAGTCGACCATACTCAAGCTGATATTGAGAGCCTACGATCCGCAGATCGGCCTCGTCAAGATTGATGGGCAAGACATCAGGATATTCCGTCTTCACTC AACTATTCTGGAAAATGTGAGATATGGAAGGCAAGGCGCTACAGACGAAGAGGTCCGCAAGGCTTGCAAGAAGGCCAACATCCACGATTGTATCATGAGTCGCGAGAAAGAGTACCATGAAGTACTTAGCTGTGCAGG TAGTGGATGGTCGGGCGGGGAGAGACAAAGATTTGGGCTAGCTCGCTTGTTTGTCCAAAACCCCGATATTATTATTGTGGACGAGGGGACCAGTGCAATCGATACCGAGACTGAGACGCAAGTCAACATGAACTTAAGAGAGTGGTTTCAAGGAAAGACAACAATTCTCATTGCGTACGTGCCTATCTTTTTAAGGAGGTCACTTGGGTACTAA
- a CDS encoding uncharacterized protein (EggNog:ENOG503PF8M) — MEDNEDCGIKDIQFGFRRFRAPAKRIYANRNVFLLDVPPNPIASWLLSWMPQLVRSWLQRLLPEWFLPTTVILKERNPTKADSYENEIDTYLHLRSLQGTHIPRLFGEVTVSDPHAQRYQISKRPTPAILLENVEGVSLHNLPTEELGNPRLLRELEDIYNLLTEKGVVHGDPRLHNFIRAHQRIVAIDFEFSYPLPSDITNEDELEGLKSEIRKRERQAQGAESKRLVSGVYFLEGGSLIRKRLGTDLRSSSTTTHNEQRSDEGPVYPRSSAT, encoded by the exons ATGGAAGACAATGAAGACTGCGGGATTAAG GACATACAGTTTGGCTTCCGACGTTTTCGAGCACCTGCAAAACGAATCTACGCGAATCGGAATGTCTTTCTCTTGGATGTCCCGCCGAATCCAATTGCTAGCTGGCTATTATCTTGGATGCCGCAGCTCGTCCGCTCCTGGCTACAGCGATTGCTGCCAGAGTGGTTCTTGCCGACAACTGTCATTCTCAAGGAGCGAAACCCTACTAAGGCTGATAGCTACGAAAACGAAATCGATACATACCTGCATCTTCGATCCCTCCAGGGCACCCACATCCCGCGTTTGTTTGGTGAAGTAACCGTCAGCGACCCCCACGCGCAGAGATACCAGATCAGTAAGCGACCCACTCCTGCTATCCTCCTGGAAAACGTCGAAGGAGTGTCGCTACACAATCTTCCAACTGAAGAGCTAGGGAATCCTCGCCTTCTTAGGGAACTCGAGGATATATATAACCTACTTACGGAAAAAGGGGTTGTTCATGGGGATCCAAGGCTCCACAACTTTATACGTGCTCATCAGAGGATCGTTGCTATCGACTTTGAGTTTTCCTACCCTCTTCCCAGTGATATAACGAATGAGGATGAATTGGAGGGCTTAAAGAGCGAGATTAGGAAACGGGAAAGGCAGGCACAGGGAGCAGAATCCAAACGTTTGGTCTCGGGCGTCTATTTTCTAGAGGGGGGTTCACTAATACGGAAAAGGCTGGGGACGGATTTGCGGTCTTCCAGCACGACGACCCATAACGAGCAGAGGAGTGACGAGGGACCTGTCTACCCTAGGAGCTCAGCTACCTAA